The following proteins are encoded in a genomic region of Periophthalmus magnuspinnatus isolate fPerMag1 chromosome 10, fPerMag1.2.pri, whole genome shotgun sequence:
- the bod1l1 gene encoding biorientation of chromosomes in cell division protein 1-like 1: MAGLPPGDPQLVSMIVNHLKTQGLFDQFRRECLADVDTKPAYLNLKQRVDNFVSNHLSNHTWSPHLNKNQLRNNIRQLVLQSGMLEQGVDRIVAQVVDPKINHIFRPQVERVVREFLSPGSCVDEPTALPTAIEPKPDSIEQAAAPSSPLDTTTSGAMSILDTITTLSQEATERATAEKGPKPEPSEEPMELDECEKDTSHTEEEEATQVKAPEDMDEEKLASKVQELEVKSENNTQPELEKEEVKEEVKMEEKVSDVHDETVEEKDKSSTKTTAKTGEKQDEELKSSSQAKQKAKERIKEEYSLEDSDLEGLSDITVSSVHTSDLSSFEEESDDAQTPSDSSEEGELPDDDKEKTKETSDDGEEKQKPRRKAYVHKPFLYSRYYSDSDDEVTVEERRRSVAKDKEERLLKRQQNRERMEEKRKQKAAQTEEQNKKNQKSADTAATERPRAKEARKERKVLEKKMALNRKRKLDSRKEDDVTSKKKETGEGTKKVELKPTSSKTPQQKPMRHMSESASPDERSRRTSGSVSEESEPKKISDKNRTHSFILELEQGSQEALKYRSISKFDRPSRKELILKERKEKERHLLNQRAKLKQKQAEAENAQKESALVKEDKKIKSKTEKKTEKEMGDVSSKEVKKVKAQSVEQKAEKLRDKEKDKDSFKDKGKGEKTKTDSKQLVRPESGGSSEDKSDLEPGSDATKKKDKHPKELLKRSKSHTDDKLKSKTDSKDTEREKIKANDPQKSNKSGYEGEKDLKKAKITEKEKTKLKSKEDSKSLALSKSDKKGHSSSGGSLSIKVDATKEKKKVEGKKEQRKDETAKLENKISKKKTDKKDLEGKDDTRKDKPSKLEKTKPQKTAISTEEQQKKTSLLLDTSTQDSEPPVTMVTASASDDTCDALSDITPEPSEGETDPPKMTAVPTEADALLALVNVCTSADARLPEPGEQTEGVEDRAQQEADMKMKEAALTLLSMDPDSTVSSGLIGQEGDVAEEPIEASAADVADQAGVLSVVSPAQISQDEVKDSEVITDVSKNTTAEAPQEEVAPKDEGTKVDETPTQKKEDTNEAKPQLLESDIQEEAKQEEANVEDVEEKAAGEGESETLPFGQEQSDIGTEKKSTQDEEGTAEEHVTKMAIDTSEVETKANEEISIAVEQSEPQTEKPDSVHQMPESSLEYQSKLLKQSSIMSSTDSQEEMDSEKEEKALGRGRRKRKLSTRNVSESGDGKEGQEEENVEVKTARRGRSTKTEEGENNQSEKMETSARRGRRSAAAKQTIDEAGDKDIAEESTSDKTEEKEEQTEEEIAKLSQADAVDSVSSPTEHSKPESSKEATGTDSSTDSGKPSLKRKRSEETMEEPAPDIKNDVEQDTTPEPGEEQPVKDTVCSPSETKTENQAETKQEDSEKQEDTEDEQQEEQDATLKKSARGRGRPPKATPSTEDSDTKAEDPDKSKKEEDIEEEGDLDEEDEDDEKEEGKETATRATTRLASRLEAERNKPSKPSTRASRQSGKEETTAGTRGGARGRKQESSPPVVRTRGAQKSEEPPSKRAKR; the protein is encoded by the exons ATGGCGGGCTTACCTCCGGGAGACCCACAGTTGGTCTCGATGAtagtaaaccatttaaaaacacaaggatTGTTTGACCAGTTTCGAAGGGAGTGTTTGGCAGACGTGGATACAAAG CCCGCTTACTTAAACCTGAAGCAAAGAGTGGACAACTTCGTCTCAAATCACCTTTCCAATCACACATGGAGTCCACATTTGAACAAGAACCAGTTGAGGAACAACATCCGTCAGTTGGTATTGCA ATCTGGGATGCTGGAGCAGGGAGTGGACAGAATAGTGGCTCAAGTGGTCGATCCCAAAATCAATCACATCTTTAGGCCCCAGGTCGAGCGGGTGGTCCGTGAGTTTCTGTCACCTGGAAGTTGTGTTGATGAACCTACTGCCCTGCCTACTGCCATAGAACCTAAACCAGATTCCATTGAGCAAG CTGCAGCACCTTCATCTCCATTGGACACTACTACGAGTGGAGCAATGTCGATCTTAGACACCATCACAACTTTGAGCCAGGAGGCAACTGAGAGGGCCACCGCTGAGAAAGGACCCAAACCTGAACCATCAGAGGAACCCATGGAGCTAGACGAATGTGAGAAGGACACAAGTCatacagaggaagaagaggctaCCCAGGTCAAGGCTCCTGAAGACATGGACGAAGAGAAGCTGGCGAGTAAGGTGCAAGAATTAGAGGTGAAGAGTGAGAATAATACGCAACCAGAACTTGAAAAAGAAGAAGTCAAAGAAGAGGTTAAGATGGAGGAGAAAGTGTCAGATGTTCATGATGAAACAGTGGAGGAGAAGGACAAATCTTCAACTAAAACGACTGCAAAGACAGGAGAGAAACAAGATGAAGAGCTAAAATCCTCAAGTCAAGCCAAACAGAAAGCCAAAGAGAGGATTAAGGAGG AGTACTCCTTAGAGGACTCGGATCTGGAGGGACTGAGTGACATCACAGTAAGCTCTGTTCATACCAGTGACCTGTCATCTTTTGAGGAGGAAAGTGATGACGCGCAGACACCCTCTGACTCCTCTGAGGAGGGTGAGCTTCCAGATG ATgacaaagaaaaaactaaagaaacaaGTGACGATggagaggaaaaacaaaagccTCGGCGAAAGGCCTATGTGCACAAGCCCTTTCTGTACTCTCGTTACTATAGTGACTCTGATGATGAAGTGACTGTGGAGGAGCGTCGGAGATCAGTG GCTAAGGATAAAGAGGAGAGATTACTGAAAAGGCAGCAAAACAGAGAACGAATGGAGGAGAAGCGTAAGCAGAAGGCCGCACAGACTGAAGAACAAA ATAAGAAAAACCAGAAGAGTGCAGACACTGCTGCAACTGAGCGTCCAAGAGCCAAGGAGGCACGGAAAGAACGAAAggttctggaaaaaaaaatggctttAAATAGGAAAAGGAAGTTAGATTCAAG GAAAGAGGATGACGTAACAAGCAAGAAGAAAGAAACTGGAGAAGGCACCAAGAAAGTA gAATTGAAGCCCACCTCTTCCAAAACCCCACAGCAAAAGCCCATGAGGCATATGTCAGAATCGGCATCACCTGATGAGAGGAGCCGGAGGACAAGTGGCAGCGTTTCTGAGGAATCTGAACCCAAAAAGATCAGTGACAAAAACCGCACACACTCCTTCATTTTGGAACTGGAGCAGGGTTCTCAAGAGGCCCTCAAGTATCGCTCCATCAGTAAATTTGACCGTCCGTCCCGCAAAGAGCTCATTTTGAAAGAACGCAAGGAAAAAGAACGGCATTTATTGAACCAGCGGGCTAAGCTCAAGCAGAAGCAAGCCGAAGCTGAAAATGCCCAAAAGGAAAGTGCCTTAGTGAAAGAAGATAAGAAGATaaaaagcaaaactgaaaagaaaactgaaaaggAGATGGGAGATGTGAGTTCTAAAGAAGTGAAGAAGGTCAAAGCGCAGTCAGTGGAGCAGAAAGCAGAGAAATTACGAGACAAGGAGAAAGATAAGGATTCATTCAAGGACAAAGGTAAAGGAGAGAAAACTAAAACAGATTCAAAACAATTGGTTCGCCCAGAATCTGGTGGCTCCTCTGAGGACAAATCTGACTTGGAGCCGGGTTCAGATGCTACTAAAAAGAAGGACAAACACCCGAAAGAGCTTCTTAAAAGATCTAAGAGTCACACTGATGATAAACTCAAGTCCAAAACTGATAGTAAAGATACTGAAAGGGAAAAGATTAAAGCAAATGATCCACAGAAATCTAACAAATCTGGTTATGAAGGTGAGAAGGATCTCAAAAAGGCCAAGATTACAGAGAAGGAGAAAACTAAGCTAAAATCAAAAGAAGATTCAAAAAGTCTTGCGCTATCCAAAAGCGATAAGAAAGGTCATAGTAGTTCAGGAGGTTCACTCAGTATCAAAGTGGATGCaacaaaagagaagaaaaaagtgGAAGGTAAAAAGGAGCAGCGAAAAGATGAAACAGCAAAGCTTGAAAATAAAATTTCTAAAAAGAAAACTGACAAAAAGGATCTTGAAGGTAAAGATGACACCCGGAAGGACAAACCATCCAAACTCGAAAAGACAAAACCTCAAAAGACTGCTATATCCACTGAGGAGCAGCAGAAGAAAACATCTCTTCTCTTGGACACCAGCACTCAAGACTCAGAGCCTCCTGTTACCATGGTTACCGCATCTGCATCAGACGACACATGCGATGCTCTGAGCGACATCACCCCAGAACCCTCTGAGGGCGAAACTGACCCACCCAAAATGACCGCCGTGCCCACTGAAGCCGATGCCCTGCTCGCCCTCGTCAACGTGTGCACCTCAGCCGATGCCCGCCTACCTGAGCCCGGCGAACAGACGGAGGGCGTGGAGGATAGGGCGCAACAGGAGGCTGATATGAAGATGAAAGAGGCGGCGCTTACACTGCTGTCAATGGATCCAGATAGTACAGTGTCGTCTGGTTTGATCGGGCAAGAGGGGGATGTAGCAGAGGAACCAATAGAGGCAAGTGCAGCTGATGTGGCGGACCAGGCAGGTGTGCTTTCTGTTGTATCCCCTGCTCAGATATCACAAGATGAAGTCAAAGACAGTGAAGTTATAACAG atgtatctaaaaacacaacagcagaagcACCACAAGAAGAGGTGGCACCTAAG gaTGAGGGTACAAAAGTCGATGAGACTCCTACACAGAAGAAAGAGGATacaaatgaagcaaaaccaCAACTGCTGGAGAGTGATATACAAGAAGAGGCTAAACAAGAAG AAGCAAATGTTGAAGATGTTGAAGAAAAAGCAGCaggagagggtgagagtgaGACTTTGCCATTTGGACAAG AGCAAAGTGATATTGGCACGGAAAAGAAATCCACACAA GATGAAGAGGGGACTGCAGAAGAGCACGTAACTAAGATGGCCATAGATACAA GCGAAGTTGAAACTAAGGCTAATGAGGAGATAAGCATCGCAGTAGAGCAAAGTGAGCCACAGACG gaGAAGCCAGACAGTGTTCATCAGATGCCTGAAAGTTCATTGGAGTATCAGTCCAAATTACTCAAACAATCTA GTATTATGTCCAGTACAGACAGTCAAGAAGAAATGGATTCAGAAAAG gaGGAGAAAGCCTTGGGCAGGGGAAGGCGCAAGCGAAAGTTGTCAACCCGTAACGTTTCTGAATCTG GTGATGGAAAGGAAGGTCAAGAGGAG GAAAATGTGGAAGTCAAAACCGCACGAAGAGGACGGTCAACAaagacagaagagggagagaacaacCAAAGTGAAAAGATGGAGACATCTGCGAGGAGAGGAAGACGCTCAGCTGCAGCAAAACAGACCATAGATG aaGCTGGAGACAAGGACATTGCGGAAGAATCTACCTCTGATAAaacagaggagaaggaagaacaG ACTGAAGAAGAAATTGCAAAGTTGAGTCAGGCTGATGCAGTTGATTCAGTCAGCTCTCCTACAGAACATAGCAAACCTGAATCCTCCAAAGAAGCCACTGGTACTGACTCTAGTACCGACTCTG GGAAACCTTCACTAAAGAGGAAGCGCTCAGAAGAAACTATGGAG GAACCTGCTCCTGATATTAAAAATGATGTAGAGCAAGACACTACACCAGAACCAGGTGAAGAACAGCCTGTCAAAGACACTG TTTGTTCCCCATCAGAGACCAAGACGGAGAATCAAGCCGAAACCAAACAAGAGGATAGTGAAAAACAGGAGGAC ACTGAAGATGAGCAACAAGAGGAACAAGATGCAACCCTCAAGAAATCTGCACGGGGCAGGGGCAGACCTCCTAAAGCAACACCTTCTACTGAGGATTCTGACACAAAGGCAGAGGATCCAG ATAAGAGTAAAAAGGAAGAGGACATTGAAGAAGAGGGGGATCTggatgaagaggatgaagatgatgagaaagaggagggaaaagagacTGCGACACGAGCTACCACACGGCTAGCATCTCGTCTGGAGGCCGAGAG AAACAAGCCAAGTAAACCCTCCACCCGGGCAAGTCGACAGAGCGGCAAAGAGGAGACCACCGCTGGCACACG CGGTGGAGCGAGGGGCCGCAAACAGGAGAGCAGCCCCCCCGTGGTGCGCACGCGGGGAGCTCAGAAATCAGAGGAGCCCCCTTCTAAGCGAGCTAAACGCTAA